In Polyangia bacterium, the sequence CTGACCGCGACCGACGGATCGGCGACCACCGGTCGAGCGCCGGGCTTCAACTCGCGCACGAAGCAATCGTGCAGGCTGCGAAATTCCGTCTTGGACGCCTCGTGCAGCGGCGGATCAGCGAACAGCCGCCACACCCCGATCGACAGATCGCGCACCAGCGGCTGTTCGATCTTGGCGAACCGGGCCATAAAACGCGTGGCCAGGTGGCGGGGAATGCGGTTGGTGAGCAAGAAATTCAAGTCTTCGTTGGCGGCGACCCCGGCCAAAGTGGAACGAAGACTCTCGGCCTGTGGCAACATTTCGTTTATACCTTTCGCAGGGGAGTGTCATGAACACAACGGTTGTGCTGTATGGAGCGGGAGCGGGCGCGGCGGCTATGTTGGCGCGGCGGTTGTTCGTTCGCTTGCAGCTGTCCAAGGCCAAGCATCCGTCGCTGCGCGGCCACTCGCGCATGGCCCGGATGGCGGCGCGGCTGGTGCGCTTTTACGACTACAGCGACCAGCAGTTTTTCCGCACCGACGGCGCTCCACCGGAGATCGCCGCGCGACGCCGGGATGGTTTCATGCGCCTCGGCGAGCTTTACCGCCAGCGTTTCGCTCAGTCGGTCCGCGCCACCGGCGAGGTGGAGGGCGATCTTTCCGACGTGGCCTTCACCGGCCAGTACCGGGTGCCGTTTCAATTTCGGCGCCTGGTGCGCAAGCATCTCAAGACCGGATCCTTCCTGCAGGCGTCGGCAGGCGTGACCGTCACCGATCTGGACGGCAATCAATTCTTCGATCTGACCGGCTCTTACGGCGTCAATGTCTTTGGCTATGACTTTTACAAGCAATGCATCGACAACGGCGCGGCGTTGGTGCGCGGGTTGGGTCCGGTGCTGGGCGCCTATCACCCGCTGGTGGCGGAGAACGCCAAGCGACTGAAAGAGATCTCCGGTCTGGACGAGGTGTCGTTTCACATGTCGGGCACCGAGGCGGTGATGCAGGCGGTGCGGCTGGCTCGCTATCACACCCGGCGCTCGCACCTGGTGCGTTTTTGCGGCTCCTACCACGGCTGGTGGGGCGACGTGCAGCCGGGCGTGGGCAACCCGCAGCCGGCGCACGAGACGTACACGCTCAAAGACATGGATGACGATGCTCTGCGCGTGTTGCGCAAACGCAAGGACATCGCCTGCGTGCTGGTGAATCCGCTGCAGGCCATGCACCCGAACGGCAACGCGCCCACCGATTCGACGTTGCTGGCCAGCGATCGAAGCGCCGGCTTCGACCGGGCCGCCTATACCGACTGGCTGAAGCGCCTGCGCGCGGTGTGCACCGAACGCAACATCGTCCTCATCTTCGACGAGGTGTTCGTGGGCTTTCGCCTGGCCGCCGGCGGGGCGCAGGAGTACTTCGGCGTGCGCGCCGACCTGGTCACCTACGGCAAGACGCTGGCGGGCGGCTTGCCCATCGGCGTGGTGTGCGGGCGGCGCGATTTGATGAAGCGCTTTGACGAAAAGCGCCCGGCGGACATCTGCTTTGCCCGCGGGACGTTCAACTCGCATCCCTACGTGATGGGCGCCATGCACGAATTTCTGCGCCGCTTGCAGACGCCGGAGATCGCGGCCACCTACCAGAATCTGGACCAGGTCTGGAATGCCCGCGCCCGCTCGCTCAATCAACGGCTGGCGGACCAGCAGCTCCCGGTTCGCGTCGAAAACCTGAGCACGATCTGGACCGTCCTTTATACCCGTCCATCGCGTTACAACTGGATGCTGCAATATTATCTGCGCGCCGAAGGGCTGGCCTTGAGCTGGGTGGGGACCGGGCGGTTGATCTTCAGCCTCAATTATTCGGACGCCGCGTTCAATCAAGTGGTCGAGCGCTTTGTGGCTGCTGCCCAGGCGATGGAGCGAGACGGGTTCTGGTACGCGGACCCGGCGCTGACCAACAAAGCGATCAAGCGCCGCGTGCTCCGAGAGATGCTGACGGCTAGGCGTGCTGCGCCTTCCCCGACTCCTCAATCAGCTCGCCCCGCAGAAGATGCAGCGGCGACCGGTAGTACAGCATGATGTCGTGAACCGGATCGGTGAGGATCTTGGTGAACCACACCAGGCCGGTCATCACATCACGCAGGAAGAACAGGTGGATGGTGCGGAACAACAGCGCCCCGCCCGCCAGGCCAATCCAGACCTTGGACAGGTTGGTCAGGTAGCTGGAGAGATCGGTGTACGCCGGCAGCATGCCGAAGAACGAAGGTGAGAAATACAGCACCACCGGCGCCAGTCCCCAGATGCTGTGCAGGATGATCTTGCGGCGCAGGTTGAAGCCGACTTTGACCTTCTCTTTGTATTCGTGGGTCGCCTGGTTCATCTCGTCATAGCCCTTGGGCTCGAAGAAGAAATGGCCCACCTGGCGAATGCACATCGCGAAGGTCCAGCCGAACAGCGCCGCCGCCACCGGCTTGGTGAACAGCAGCACATAAGTCACCAGAAAGCTGATCGCGCTGATGAGGTGCAGCGACTGGTTGACGCGGCTGTGGTGGTAAAAGCGGTGATCGTCCCATCGTTGCTCCGCGAGCATGTCCAAGAATTTCTTCATCTCTCCTCCTTTGTTACAAATGATCCTAGACCGATTGGTCGACGGTGACGCCCACAAGCCCATGACAGTTGTGTGAAAGTTCGGCGACGGAGGTTTGTTGTCCCGAACGCTTACGCTTTTCTTGCTAGAAGGCGGCCGACGGCCAAACATGATCGGCAGCAGCGTCTAACATCCTTGGCAGTGGGGGGAATTGACAGAGATGACAGACGGCACGTCGACGGCAGTCATGGTGTGGTGGACGGTCCTTCGCGCCGTCAGCGTATTGAACGGGGCGGTCTGGGTATTGATGGGAGTGACCTGGTGGAAATCAAAGACCGAGCGCGATTCACGCCGGCGCACCCATGAAGAACTGCAACTGGGGCTGTCGGCGCTGTTTGTGCTGGGCTGCGGGTTTCGTTCGTTCTTTCCCTGGGCGGAAGCACCGCGGTTCTGCTTGTCGGCATCTGGGATCTCCAGCGCCGCCATTGCCCGCACGGTGGCCACCGTCGCCGAGCTGGCTCTGGTGACCCAGTGGGCGCTGACCATGCGCGAGATGTCGCTGGTTCGGAAGGTGCCGCTGGCCTTCGCGGCGTCTTGTTTGGTGGTGCCGCTGATCGCGGTGGCCGAGGTGGCGTCCTGGTACAGCGCCCTCACCACCAACTTCATCGGCAGCGTGGTGGAAGAGTCACTTTGGGCAATAACGTCGGGCCTGGCCACAGTCGGGCTGGGAGCGCTCTTGCCCCGTTACGACGGCTATCGGCGGCGGTTCATCGCCTTCGCGATGATGTTGAACGTGGCCTACATCGGTTTCATGTGCACCGTCGACGTCCCGATGTACTTCGGCCGCTGGCGCGCTGATCAGACGGCTGGCCGTCAATACCTGACCATCGGCCAGGGTTGGGCCGACGCCCAGGACCGACGGGTGTTGACCCGACGCTGGGAAGACTGGCGCGAAGAGATGCCGTGGATGTCGCTTTATTTCAGCGCCGGCGTCTGGATCAGCATCGGCCTGGCCCAGGCGGCCACCAAACGCTCGCGGCGCGACGCGCGCGAGATGGCCGAGCCGTTGCGCCAGCTGGGCGGCACGGCTATTTGAACAGGCGCGACATCAGCCGCACCCCGTTGACGAACATGCCGGCAATTCCCACGCTGAAGATAAAGTCGCCGTAAAGTCCGTGCTCCAGCGCCACCAGCGCCGTCGAACGCGAGCGCTGATAGGTCCAGGCGAACAGCCAGCCACCAACGCTGGCCAGCAGGATGGCCACCCGGTGATGAACGATGATGTGCGACCAGCCGAACAAAAGACCGTTGACCGCGATCAGGGTCTCCGGCCGGGCAAACAACCTGCCATAGCGGTGAAAGAAGAACGTCCGGTACATCAATTCTTGCGGATAAACAGAGAAGAGTGGGTACAGCACAACGACGCCTAACCAGACGAGCGGCCGTTGGCGCGGCAGGTAAAACAGTCCGCTGCCGCCGCGCGACCACCAAGCCACGATCAACAAACCGCCCCCCACGAAACCCGCGCGCAATAATAGACCACGCCAGCCGCCTTGCAGGCCGTCGCTGTTCCACAGTTGCCGGCGATCAAACGACGGATCGGCCAGCAGCAACGCCAAGCAGACGGCGCCACCGGTCATGATCACCACCAGTAGAATCCAGCGCGGGCCCAGGGAAATCAGCCCCGGCAACAGCCCGAACAGCACCGCCAGCTCCAGCCAGCGACGACGGCGAGTGGCAACAGAAAACGGGGCGGACAGCGGGGTCGGCAGGGGAGTCATTGGCGGCAAAGACGACTTTACGAGCGATTAACGGCACCTTGTCGCTGCGAAATCGCAACAATCGCGGGTAGAAAACATTTCAACAATGTTTCAGTGCCGGCACTGGGTCGCCCCGGCGTTGTCACGCAGCTCTTTTAACGTATAAGTCATGAATAACAGGCAAACGAGGCGTCGTCGCTGATGCGTTCGCAGACGCTGGCGCACATTTCGGATCTCCACGTGGGACGGAGCCCGGACTGCGACGAGCGGGCTGCTCAACTGTGTCGCACGCTGGTCGAAGCGGACATTGACCACGTCGTGGTGACAGGCGATGTCACCCACCGCGGCCGCGCCCGCGAGCTGGCGCAGTTCAAGCAGGCCTTCGCGCCGCTGCTGGACGCCGGTCGCGTGACCGTGGTGCCGGGCAATCACGATCGCCTGGGAGACGATCTTCGTGAAACGATCATGCCGGGATCGCGCGTGCAGACTGAAACGAGATCGGGTTTGTATCTGGTGCGGTTGGATTCGACCGGTCCGCACAATCGATCGTGGATCAACGGCCACGGCATGCTGGAGGAGGCGGACATCGACGCCGTTGATCAAGCGCTGTGGCGCGCGCCGCCGCATCACCTGGTGGTGCTGCTGCTGCACCATCATTTGCTGCCGCTGCCCGACGAACACGCGATGGAGCGGTTGTCGGCGTGGATGGGCTTGCGCTTTACCTGCGAGCTGGCGCGCGGGCGGGCTTTGCTGGGCCGTATTCGTGGGCGTTGCGACCTGGTGCTGCACGGCCACCGCCATCAACCGCGCGTGCAACGGCCGTTCGCCGACGCGCGCCCGCTGCGCATCTTCAACGCCGGCAGCTCGACCGAGCTCGGCCGGGCCTGCGTCTTCAGCCATGCGGCCGGCGCACTGACCACCGGCCCTTGGTGGTTGGACGCGGTCGCCGGCCCGCCCGATCGCGAGCTATGGCAAGGCGGCGGCGCCCGCCAGGCTGGCGCGGCCCGCACGCTGCTGGCGATGTGATCGCGGCGCGGCGCAGGCGATAGGCCAGCGGGCCGACCTCGCGCGCTTGACCGCAGGGCGCAGGTGGGGATGACGTGTCGCTGGGACCGCCGGCTTCACCGGGCAATCACGGGGCGGCGGGTTTCTTCGTGTCGGGCGGGGGGCCTGGTGGCTGCGGCGGCGGCGCCGTCTTATCTTCCTTAAGCACAGAAACCAACAGGGAGGAATGACCATGGCGACCACAGTGAAGGCGATCCCGGACGGCTATCATTCGGTGACGCCCTATCTCAGCATCAAAGGCGCGCGCGAGGCGCTGGCGTTTTACAAGAAAGCCTTCGGCGCCGAGGAAATCTACAAGCTGGACATGCCTGACGGCCGCATCGGGCACGCCGAGATCCAGATCGGCAATTCGCGCGTGATGTTATCCGACGAAATGCCCGAAATGCCGGACGCCATCACCCGCAGCCCGAAGACGTTGAACGGATCGACGACCGGATTCAACATTTACCTGGAGAACGTCGACGCTCGTTTCCAGCAAGCCGTCGCCGCCGGCGCCACCGTCAAGCGACCGGTCACCACGCAGTTCTACGGTGATCGCAGCGGCACGTTGGAAGATCCGTTCGGCCACTGCTGGACCCTTTCGACCCACGTCGAGGACGTGGCGCCCGACGAGATGAAGGCCCGCATGGTCAAGCTATTCGGCGGGTAGAACAACATACGGCGGGGACGGTGCGTTGGTCCCCGCCGGTCTGTTGTCGCTGGGTGAGCTGGCGCTGGCCGGTCGTGGTCGTCTTAAGACTTTGACGGCGGCGAGATCCGCCGTCGGCTCAAAACTGACCGAGCCGACGCTGAAGCCCGGGTAAATCGCCGCCGACAGGGACCGGCCACTACTTGAAAGATCTTTTGCGCCCGAGGCAGGGCCGGTCTGACGCGAAGGCCAAAGGATTGGTGGCGACCGTGGTTTTTGGGCCGGCATCGTGCGACAAATCGGCCCCTCACCATGATGCGCAAATTGTCCGTGGTTTCCTTCTCGTTTGCCGCGGTGGTCGGCTGCTCCAGCGGAGGCGGATCGTCCCCGCCCAGCAACAAGCCGGACACCGGCACGACGATGGACGGGGCGTCAGTGGCAGACGCCCCGCGCGTCGACGCGGCCGCGCCGGACACCGGGCCGGTCGCCGAGGTGGGGCCCGTCGATCGAGGGGGCGGCACCGGCGACAGCACCGACAGCGGCGCCCTCGACGCCACCGCGCCCGTCGACGTCCCCGCCGAGACTGCGCCCGACACCGGCGGACTGCCCGCGGGCCTCAAGGCCATCATGATCACCGACGGCGCCGCCACGCCTACCGCGGGCGACACCGTGATGCGCGATCGCCTGAAGGCGCTTGGCTTCGTCATCACGCTGGTCAGGGACGCCGACGTGACCACGCCACAAGCGATGGCGATGGATCTGGTGGTCATCTCCAGCAGCGCCGAGTCGGCGCCGCTCGGGACCAAGGTCACCAACGTCACCATCCCCGTGCTGAGCATCGAAAACGGCGAGTACCCGATGCTGAAAATGAGCGGCGCCGCCCGCGGCACCGACTGGGACATGACCGCCAACCAGACGTCGGTGATCATCAAGATGCCCACCCACGAACTGGCCGCCGGGTTGACCGGCACGGTGAAGGTGTCCAGCAAGACCGGCGACATGGGGTGGGGC encodes:
- a CDS encoding VOC family protein encodes the protein MATTVKAIPDGYHSVTPYLSIKGAREALAFYKKAFGAEEIYKLDMPDGRIGHAEIQIGNSRVMLSDEMPEMPDAITRSPKTLNGSTTGFNIYLENVDARFQQAVAAGATVKRPVTTQFYGDRSGTLEDPFGHCWTLSTHVEDVAPDEMKARMVKLFGG
- a CDS encoding aminotransferase class III-fold pyridoxal phosphate-dependent enzyme gives rise to the protein MNTTVVLYGAGAGAAAMLARRLFVRLQLSKAKHPSLRGHSRMARMAARLVRFYDYSDQQFFRTDGAPPEIAARRRDGFMRLGELYRQRFAQSVRATGEVEGDLSDVAFTGQYRVPFQFRRLVRKHLKTGSFLQASAGVTVTDLDGNQFFDLTGSYGVNVFGYDFYKQCIDNGAALVRGLGPVLGAYHPLVAENAKRLKEISGLDEVSFHMSGTEAVMQAVRLARYHTRRSHLVRFCGSYHGWWGDVQPGVGNPQPAHETYTLKDMDDDALRVLRKRKDIACVLVNPLQAMHPNGNAPTDSTLLASDRSAGFDRAAYTDWLKRLRAVCTERNIVLIFDEVFVGFRLAAGGAQEYFGVRADLVTYGKTLAGGLPIGVVCGRRDLMKRFDEKRPADICFARGTFNSHPYVMGAMHEFLRRLQTPEIAATYQNLDQVWNARARSLNQRLADQQLPVRVENLSTIWTVLYTRPSRYNWMLQYYLRAEGLALSWVGTGRLIFSLNYSDAAFNQVVERFVAAAQAMERDGFWYADPALTNKAIKRRVLREMLTARRAAPSPTPQSARPAEDAAATGSTA
- a CDS encoding CPBP family intramembrane glutamic endopeptidase, coding for MTPLPTPLSAPFSVATRRRRWLELAVLFGLLPGLISLGPRWILLVVIMTGGAVCLALLLADPSFDRRQLWNSDGLQGGWRGLLLRAGFVGGGLLIVAWWSRGGSGLFYLPRQRPLVWLGVVVLYPLFSVYPQELMYRTFFFHRYGRLFARPETLIAVNGLLFGWSHIIVHHRVAILLASVGGWLFAWTYQRSRSTALVALEHGLYGDFIFSVGIAGMFVNGVRLMSRLFK
- a CDS encoding metallophosphoesterase, producing MRSQTLAHISDLHVGRSPDCDERAAQLCRTLVEADIDHVVVTGDVTHRGRARELAQFKQAFAPLLDAGRVTVVPGNHDRLGDDLRETIMPGSRVQTETRSGLYLVRLDSTGPHNRSWINGHGMLEEADIDAVDQALWRAPPHHLVVLLLHHHLLPLPDEHAMERLSAWMGLRFTCELARGRALLGRIRGRCDLVLHGHRHQPRVQRPFADARPLRIFNAGSSTELGRACVFSHAAGALTTGPWWLDAVAGPPDRELWQGGGARQAGAARTLLAM